One window of Quercus robur chromosome 5, dhQueRobu3.1, whole genome shotgun sequence genomic DNA carries:
- the LOC126725031 gene encoding protein phosphatase 2C 16-like isoform X2 produces the protein MSAPEGSGGGGDDLSGMLPDNGNGSIADDVVMQESEEDGILSVSHDTNGIIRGELLTLDVESEIRLPDIEEIEKVGHAQIVAKAIILVESSIGQVPSGELIVAAVSPDSKISSKSEIKASTVVFQSHMQKNVSKGGIRSVFELDCIPLWGSVSIPGDRPEMEDAVAAVPRFMKIPIKMLIGDRVIDGMKQSLTHVTSHFFAVYDGHGGSQVADYCRDRIHLALDEDIGMIKDNLSDGSMGGNQQVQWEKAFTSCFQKVDDEIAGNVSRGINGNNEDASEPVAPETVGSTAVVALVCSSHIIVANCGDSRAVLCRGKEAMALSVDHKPNREDEYARIEASGGKVIQWNGHRVFGVLAMSRSIGDRYLKPWIIPEPEVMFLPRARDDELLVLASDGLWDVMTNEEACEVARRQILLWHKKNGSAPLLERGTGIDPAAQAAADRLSILALQRGSKDNISVIVVDLKAQRKFKTKS, from the exons ATGTCAGCACCAGAAGGCAGTGGTGGGGGAGGAGATGATTTGTCAGGAATGTTGCCAGATAATGGAAATGGTTCAATTGCTGATGATGTTGTGATGCAGGAAAGTGAGGAAGATGGAATCTTGTCTGTTTCACATGACACTAATGGGATTATTAGAGGGGAGTTGTTAACTTTGGATGTAGAGTCTGAAATAAGATTGCCAGATATTGAGGAAATTGAAAAGGTTGGTCATGCTCAGATTGTTGCTAAGGCTATTATCTTGGTGGAATCAAGTATAGGGCAGGTGCCTTCTGGTGAACTGATTGTCGCAGCAGTTAGCCCAGATTCAAAGATATCTAGTAAATCTGAGATAAAGGCCTCTACAGTGGTTTTCCAGTCACATATGCAGAAGAATGTCAGTAAAGGAGGCATCCGGAGTGTTTTTGAGCTGGACTGTATTCCCCTATGGGGTTCTGTTTCTATTCCTGGAGACAGACCAGAAATGGAAGACGCCGTTGCTGCTGTACCTCGATTTATGAAAATTCCTATCAAAATGCTTATCGGTGATCGTGTGATTGATGGAATGAAGCAAAGTTTGACCCATGTAACCAGTCATTTCTTTGCTGTTTATGATGGCCACGGGGGCTCTCAG GTTGCAGACTATTGTCGAGACCGCATCCATTTGGCTTTGGATGAAGATATTGGAATGATTAAAGACAATTTAAGTGATGGAAGTATGGGGGGAAATCAACAAGTGCAGTGGGAGAAAGCCTTCACCAGTTGCTTCCAAAAGGTTGATGACGAAATTGCAGGAAATGTTAGTAGAGGCATCAATGGAAACAATGAAGATGCTTCTGAGCCTGTTGCTCCAGAAACTGTTGGATCTACAGCTGTGGTTGCCTTAGTCTGTTCTTCCCATATTATTGTTGCGAACTGTGGTGATTCAAGAGCAGTACTGTGTCGTGGCAAAGAAGCCATGGCATTATCAGTTGATCATAAA cCAAATAGAGAAGATGAATACGCAAGAATTGAGGCATCTGGAGGAAAGGTCATCCAGTGGAACGGGCATCGTGTTTTCGGAGTTCTTGCAATGTCAAGGTCCATTG GTGACAGATATTTGAAACCATGGATTATTCCAGAACCGGAAGTCATGTTTCTTCCCCGCGCCAGAGATGATGAATTGCTCGTTTTAGCCAGTGATGGTTTGTGGGATGTGATGACAAATGAGGAAGCTTGTGAAGTGGCTCGAAGGCAGATCCTTCTTTGGCACAAAAAGAATGGGAGTGCACCTCTTTTGGAGAGGGGCACAGGAATTGATCCTGCAGCGCAAGCAGCAGCAGATCGCCTTTCAATTCTTGCCCTCCAGAGAGGAAGCAAGGATAACATCTCTGTGATTGTGGTGGACTTGAAAGCTCAAAGAAAGTTCAAGACCAAGTCTTAG
- the LOC126727750 gene encoding U-box domain-containing protein 52-like, producing MALSRTSSSLDGSTSTTVIAIDRDKNSQYAVKWAVDNVLSKSSHCILIHVRNQSFLPLDFEEIPKEGRPPTEAELQQLFLPYRGFCARKGIEAKEVILHDIEVSSALIDYISNNSISNIVVGASNRNALTRKFRNADVPSTLLKSAPGFCAVYVISKGKVQTARQAGQPQTPTGTANFNAANSGQHSQRGLHVPNVPPNTQDLEDKNRTSLSHGSRRSVGSDRASFDRSSDSLMMTPNSHYRSSSRSDPTLSMDSFVSATSSQRNSDVSWSLSCQTNNTSVEAFDSFVSSDSPGSSGSSQTPKGLEVEMKRLKHELMQTMEMYNTACREAIVAQKRARELQQLKSAEERKLEQAKLAEEAALTLAEVEKQKSKAATEAAEMAQRLADMEVQRRMSAELRARQESEERMKAMDALAHGIFKYRIYTIEEIEAATDDFRNSLKIGEGGYGPVFKGVLDHTVVAIKVLRPDMPQGQKQFQQEVEVLSCIRHPNMVLLLGACPEYGCLVYEYMDNGSLEDRIFRKGNTPPIPWQIRFKIAAEISTALLFLHQTKPEPLVHRDLKPANILLTQNYLSKISDVGLARLVPPSVADSVTQYHMTAAAGTFCYIDPEYQQTGLLGVKSDIYSLGVMLLQIITAKPPMGLSHHVEDAIEKGRFAEILDPTVEDWPVQEALSLAKLALKCCELRKRDRPDLGKVILPELNRLRDIGLVHLSSNRDTIFYGPSSHYSVPEVVPTVSEDEYSDPSIETNIQHRSI from the exons ATGGCTCTATCTCGAACATCGTCATCATTGGATGGTAGCACTAGCACCACAGTGATTGCCATTGATAGAGACAAGAATAGCCAATATGCTGTGAAATGGGCAGTCGATAACGTTTTGAGCAAAAGTTCCCATTGCATTCTCATTCACGTTCGGAATCAGAGCTTCCTTCCTC TTGATTTTGAAGAGATCCCTAAGGAAGGTCGGCCGCCAACTGAAGCTGAGTTGCAACAGTTGTTCCTTCCCTACCGTGGATTCTGTGCTAGAAAAGGG ATTGAAGCAAAAGAGGTGATCCTTCATGATATCGAGGTTTCAAGCGCACTTATTGATTATATTTCTAACAACTCCATCAGCAATATTGTTGTTGGTGCTTCCAACCGGAATGCTCTTacaag GAAATTTAGAAATGCAGATGTGCCATCTACCTTACTTAAATCTGCACCAGGATTCTGTGCAGTATATGTCATATCAAAAGGAAAAGTTCAGACTGCCCGTCAAGCAGGTCAACCTCAAACACCTACTGGTACAGCTAATTTTAATGCAGCTAATTCCGGGCAACATTCACAAAGGGGACTTCATGTACCTAATGTTCCTCCTAATACCCAAGACCTTGAAGACAAAAACAg AACTTCTTTAAGTCATGGGAGTCGGAGAAGTGTAGGCTCTGACAGAGCATCTTTCGATAGAAGCAGTGATTCCTTGATGATGACACCAAACAGCCACTACAGGTCTAGCAGCAGGTCTGATCCAACACTATCAATGGACAGTTTTGTATCAGCGACTTCATCTCAGAGAAACAGTGATGTTTCGTGGTCATTAAGCTGCCAAACAAACAACACATCTGTTGAAGCTTTTGATTCCTTTGTTAGCTCAGATAGTCCTGGGAGCTCAGGATCCTCACAAACCCCA AAAGGTCTGGAAGTCGAGATGAAGAGATTAAAGCATGAACTGATGCAAACCATGGAAATGTATAACACAGCTTGCAGAGAAGCCATTGTAGCCCAGAAAAGG GCAAGAGAACTTCAGCAATTAAAGTCAGCAGAAGAACGTAAATTAGAGCAAGCCAAGCTTGCTGAAGAGGCTGCATTGACTTTGGCAGAAGTGGAGAAGCAAAAGTCAAAAGCCGCCACAGAAGCTGCCGAAATGGCACAAAGGTTAGCAGATATGGAGGTACAGAGGAGAATGAGTGCAGAACTGAGGGCCAGGCAGGAGTCAGAAGAGAGGATGAAAGCAATGGATGCACTGGCACACGGcatttttaaatatagaatatataCCATCGAAGAAATTGAAGCTGCAACTGATGATTTCAGAAATTCACTGAAGATTGGTGAAGGTGGATATGGACCTGTTTTTAAAGGTGTGCTTGATCACACTGTTGTTGCCATTAAGGTCTTGAGGCCAGACATGCCACAGGGGCAGAAGCAATTCCAACAAGAG GTTGAAGTTCTAAGTTGCATCAGACACCCAAACATGGTTCTCCTTCTAGGTGCCTGCCCAGAGTATGGTTGCCTTGTGTATGAGTACATGGACAATGGCAGCTTAGAAGACCGGATCTTCAGGAAAGGCAACACTCCCCCAATACCATGGCAAATTCGTTTCAAAATAGCTGCTGAAATTTCCACtgcccttctttttcttcaccaaaCAAAGCCGGAGCCCCTGGTGCATCGTGACCTCAAGCCAGCAAATATTCTCTTAACCCAAAATTACCTGAGCAAGATAAGTGATGTAGGTTTAGCCCGGTTAGTTCCACCATCTGTTGCTGATAGTGTAACTCAATATCACATGACTGCAGCAGCTGGTACATTTTGTTACATTGATCCTGAATATCAACAAACAGGACTATTGGGTGTAAAATCAGATATATATTCACTTGGTGTAATGCTGTTACAAATTATTACAGCTAAACCTCCAATGGGGTTATCCCACCATGTTGAGGACGCCATTGAGAAAGGAAGATTTGCAGAGATACTTGATCCCACAGTGGAAGATTGGCCTGTCCAAGAGGCTCTATCACTTGCTAAACTTGCTCTAAAGTGCTGTGAGCTGAGGAAGAGAGATAGGCCGGACCTTGGTAAAGTTATTTTGCCAGAGCTAAACCGCTTAAGAGATATTGGTTTGGTTCATCTGTCCAGTAACAGAGATACCATTTTCTATGGACCAAGCTCTCATTATTCAGTCCCAGAAGTTGTACCAACTGTGAGTGAG GATGAATATAGCGATCCTAGCATTGAAACTAACATCCAACATAGATCAATATGA
- the LOC126725032 gene encoding mitochondrial import inner membrane translocase subunit TIM23-1-like: MDSERKPDPNNTQTRYYDPYQGIQVPIPVRNVYQLPTAPQFLFDEEARRSRRNLSDNLTFFTGCGYLLGALGGGASGLVTGVKSFEPGDTAKLRANRVLNSSGHAGRAWGNRLGIIGLIYAGMEGGAMALRDVDDVWNSVAAGLGTGAVYRAARGVRSAAVAGAVGGVLVGAAVTAKQALKRYVPI; this comes from the coding sequence ATGGATAGCGAACgaaaacccgacccgaataacACCCAGACCCGATACTACGACCCGTACCAAGGGATCCAAGTCCCGATCCCAGTTCGCAACGTCTACCAACTCCCCACCGCCCCTCAATTCCTCTTCGACGAAGAAGCTCGCCGGAGCCGCCGTAATCTCAGCGACAACCTCACCTTCTTCACCGGCTGCGGCTACCTCCTCGGGGCTCTAGGCGGCGGAGCTTCCGGCCTCGTCACCGGAGTCAAGTCGTTCGAGCCCGGCGACACCGCGAAGCTCCGGGCCAATCGGGTGCTCAACTCTTCCGGTCACGCGGGCCGGGCGTGGGGGAACCGGCTGGGGATCATCGGGCTCATCTACGCCGGCATGGAGGGCGGGGCCATGGCGCTGAGGGACGTCGACGATGTGTGGAACAGCGTGGCGGCGGGGCTCGGTACCGGCGCCGTGTATAGGGCGGCGCGTGGAGTGAGGTCGGCTGCGGTTGCGGGTGCCGTCGGGGGAGTTTTGGTCGGAGCCGCCGTGACGGCGAAGCAGGCGTTGAAGCGATATGTGCccatatga
- the LOC126725036 gene encoding dihydrolipoyllysine-residue acetyltransferase component 2 of pyruvate dehydrogenase complex, mitochondrial, translating to MAYASHIINHSKKLRNVPNFLRHEHSILVRWFSNGTQPSIGKRDDIRKIHRHHCNVSSERETVTRSATNGAMSKFGVQKRNPIAGLAFNQGLSSSQVYMRRGFSSNSGLPPHQEIGMPSLSPTMMEGNIARWLKKEGDKVAPGEVLCEVETDKATVEMESMEEGYLAKIIHGDGSKEIKVGEVIAVTVEEEGDIAKFKDYKPSALDADTASGSSAPATPEKEVVEEPVSSPEPKTSKPTAATPAEDRVFSSPLARKLAEEHKVPLSSIKGTGPNGTIVKADIEEYLASRGKEVSAAAPSAKAGTPAALDYTDIPHSQIRKITASRLLFSKQNIPHYYLTVDTCVDKLMDLRSQLNSLQEASGGKRISINDLVIKAAALALSKVPQCNSSWTDDYIRQYRNININVAVQTDNGLFVPVIKDADKKGLSRIGEEVKQLAQKAKENSLKPEDYEGGTFTVSNLGGPFGIKQFCAIINPPQAGILAVGSAEKRVVPGSGPDQFEFASFMSVTLSCDHRVIDGAIGAEWLKAFKGYIENPESMLL from the exons ATGGCTTACGCATCTCATATTATCAATCACTCCAAAAAG TTAAGAAATGTGCCCAATTTTCTACGACATGAGCATTCCATTTTGGTTCGTTGGTTTTCAAATGGCACTCAACCCTCTATTGGTAAAAGAGATG ATATTCGGAAGATCCATCGTCATCATTGTAATGTGTCTTCAGAAAGAGAGACAGTAACCAGGTCTGCCACCAATGGTGCG ATGTCAAAGTTTGGCGTACAGAAGAGAAATCCAATTGCGGGACTGGCATTTAACCAAGGCCTTTCAAG CTCACAGGTATACATGAGGAGAGGTTTTTCATCTAATTCag GCCTTCCTCCACACCAAGAGATTGGAATGCCCTCTCTGTCACCTACAATGATGGAG GGTAATATTGCAAGGTGGTTGAAGAAAGAGGGTGATAAAGTTGCTCCTGGTGAAGTGCTTTGTGAAGTTGAAACG GATAAAGCAACAGTTGAGATGgaaagcatggaagaaggcTATCTTGCCAAGATTATACATGGAGATGGGTCAAAGGAAATTAAAGTTGGTGAG GTGATTGCTGTGACTGTTGAAGAAGAGGGTGatattgcaaaatttaaagattaCAAGCCTTCAGCATTGGATGCCGATACTGCTTCTGGGTCATCTGCTCCTGCTACACCAGAAAAAGAGGTCGTTGAAGAACCTGTCAGTTCGCCAGAACCAAAGACTTCCAAGCCTACTGCAGCAACTCCTGCTGAAGATCGTGTTTTCTCCAGCCCTCTTGCCAGAAAATTGGCCGAAGAGCATAAA GTGCCTCTCTCAAGTATCAAAGGAACAGGTCCTAATGGAACCATTGTGAAGGCAGATATTGAAGAGTACTTGG CCTCTCGTGGAAAGGAAGTATCAGCTGCAGCTCCTTCAGCTAAGGCTGGTACACCTGCAGCATTAGATTACACTGACATACCTCATTCTCAGATAAGGAAG ATCACGGCTTCACGCTTATTATTCTCCAAGCAAAATATTCCCCATTATTATCTAACAGTAGATACATGTGTTGACAAACTCATGGA TTTGCGGAGCCAACTCAATTCATTACAAGAAGCATCTGGTGGAAAACGGATATCAATTAATGATCTTGTAATTAAG GCTGCTGCTTTGGCTCTTAGTAAAGTTCCTCAGTGCAATAGTTCATGGACAGATGATTACATCCGCCA GTATCgcaacataaatataaatgttGCAGTACAGACAGATAATGGACTCTTTGTCCCAGTTATAAAG GACGCTGACAAGAAAGGTCTATCCAGGATAGGTGAAGAGGTCAAGCAATtggcccaaaaagccaaagaaaaCAGCTTAAAACCAGAAGATTATGAG GGAGGTACATTTACAGTGTCAAATTTGGGAGGCCCCTTTGGTATCAAACAATTTTGTGCCATCATTAACCCTCCTCAGGCAGGCATTCTTGCAGTTGGGTCTG CTGAGAAACGGGTCGTACCTGGTTCAGGCCCTGACCAATTCGAGTTTGCTTCCTTCATGTCTGTAACGTTAAGCTGTGATCATCGTGTTATTGATG GTGCAATTGGTGCCGAATGGCTGAAGGCATTCAAAGGGTACATTGAGAATCCCGAGTCAATGTTGCTCTAA
- the LOC126725031 gene encoding protein phosphatase 2C 16-like isoform X1, whose amino-acid sequence MDEMSSAVSVTLSLGNSMCDDSGIATHVEITRLKLVTDASNLLLDPAKVVSAESVSSGNGNCNDVKSELHGLTMSAPEGSGGGGDDLSGMLPDNGNGSIADDVVMQESEEDGILSVSHDTNGIIRGELLTLDVESEIRLPDIEEIEKVGHAQIVAKAIILVESSIGQVPSGELIVAAVSPDSKISSKSEIKASTVVFQSHMQKNVSKGGIRSVFELDCIPLWGSVSIPGDRPEMEDAVAAVPRFMKIPIKMLIGDRVIDGMKQSLTHVTSHFFAVYDGHGGSQVADYCRDRIHLALDEDIGMIKDNLSDGSMGGNQQVQWEKAFTSCFQKVDDEIAGNVSRGINGNNEDASEPVAPETVGSTAVVALVCSSHIIVANCGDSRAVLCRGKEAMALSVDHKPNREDEYARIEASGGKVIQWNGHRVFGVLAMSRSIGDRYLKPWIIPEPEVMFLPRARDDELLVLASDGLWDVMTNEEACEVARRQILLWHKKNGSAPLLERGTGIDPAAQAAADRLSILALQRGSKDNISVIVVDLKAQRKFKTKS is encoded by the exons atgGATGAGATGTCCTCAGCAGTCTCAGTGACTCTTAGTTTAGGTAATTCTATGTGTGATGACTCAGGAATTGCGACCCATGTGGAAATCACGCGGCTCAAGTTGGTAACAGATGCATCAAATTTGTTGTTGGATCCTGCTAAGGTTGTGTCTGCAGAGTCTGTTTCTAGTGGAAATGGAAATTGCAATGATGTTAAGAGTGAACTTCACGGATTAACCATGTCAGCACCAGAAGGCAGTGGTGGGGGAGGAGATGATTTGTCAGGAATGTTGCCAGATAATGGAAATGGTTCAATTGCTGATGATGTTGTGATGCAGGAAAGTGAGGAAGATGGAATCTTGTCTGTTTCACATGACACTAATGGGATTATTAGAGGGGAGTTGTTAACTTTGGATGTAGAGTCTGAAATAAGATTGCCAGATATTGAGGAAATTGAAAAGGTTGGTCATGCTCAGATTGTTGCTAAGGCTATTATCTTGGTGGAATCAAGTATAGGGCAGGTGCCTTCTGGTGAACTGATTGTCGCAGCAGTTAGCCCAGATTCAAAGATATCTAGTAAATCTGAGATAAAGGCCTCTACAGTGGTTTTCCAGTCACATATGCAGAAGAATGTCAGTAAAGGAGGCATCCGGAGTGTTTTTGAGCTGGACTGTATTCCCCTATGGGGTTCTGTTTCTATTCCTGGAGACAGACCAGAAATGGAAGACGCCGTTGCTGCTGTACCTCGATTTATGAAAATTCCTATCAAAATGCTTATCGGTGATCGTGTGATTGATGGAATGAAGCAAAGTTTGACCCATGTAACCAGTCATTTCTTTGCTGTTTATGATGGCCACGGGGGCTCTCAG GTTGCAGACTATTGTCGAGACCGCATCCATTTGGCTTTGGATGAAGATATTGGAATGATTAAAGACAATTTAAGTGATGGAAGTATGGGGGGAAATCAACAAGTGCAGTGGGAGAAAGCCTTCACCAGTTGCTTCCAAAAGGTTGATGACGAAATTGCAGGAAATGTTAGTAGAGGCATCAATGGAAACAATGAAGATGCTTCTGAGCCTGTTGCTCCAGAAACTGTTGGATCTACAGCTGTGGTTGCCTTAGTCTGTTCTTCCCATATTATTGTTGCGAACTGTGGTGATTCAAGAGCAGTACTGTGTCGTGGCAAAGAAGCCATGGCATTATCAGTTGATCATAAA cCAAATAGAGAAGATGAATACGCAAGAATTGAGGCATCTGGAGGAAAGGTCATCCAGTGGAACGGGCATCGTGTTTTCGGAGTTCTTGCAATGTCAAGGTCCATTG GTGACAGATATTTGAAACCATGGATTATTCCAGAACCGGAAGTCATGTTTCTTCCCCGCGCCAGAGATGATGAATTGCTCGTTTTAGCCAGTGATGGTTTGTGGGATGTGATGACAAATGAGGAAGCTTGTGAAGTGGCTCGAAGGCAGATCCTTCTTTGGCACAAAAAGAATGGGAGTGCACCTCTTTTGGAGAGGGGCACAGGAATTGATCCTGCAGCGCAAGCAGCAGCAGATCGCCTTTCAATTCTTGCCCTCCAGAGAGGAAGCAAGGATAACATCTCTGTGATTGTGGTGGACTTGAAAGCTCAAAGAAAGTTCAAGACCAAGTCTTAG